A window of the Glaciimonas sp. CA11.2 genome harbors these coding sequences:
- a CDS encoding IlvD/Edd family dehydratase: MTIDKKRPLRSAEWFGTNDKNGFMYRSWMKNQGIPDHEFQGKPIIGICNTWSELTPCNAHFRKIAEHVKNGILEAGGFPVEFPVFSSGESNLRPTAMLTRNLASIDVEESIRGNPMDAVVLLVGCDKTTPALLMGAASCDIPAIVVTGGPMLNGKHNGKDIGSGTAVWQLSEAVKAGQITMHEFMSAEAGMSRSAGTCNTMGTASTMACMAEALGTSLPHNAAIPAVDARRYVLAHMSGMRIVEMVWEDLRLSKILTREAFENAIRVNAAIGGSTNAVIHLKAIAGRIGVNLELEDWTNIGRGTPTIVDLQPSGRFLMEEFYYAGGLPGVLRRLGDGNLLPHKDALTVNGKSIWENTLSAPVYNDEVIRTLDNPLIADGGICILRGNLAPRGAVLKPSAASPELMQHRGRAVVFEDFDHYKIRINDPDLDVDASSVLVMKNCGPKGYPGMAEVGNMGLPPKLLAQGVKDMVRISDARMSGTAYGTVVLHVAPEAAAGGPLGIVQDGDWIELDCHAGRLHLDISDAEMAERQTARAAAVDTNAPTMKGGYQQLYIDRVLQADEGCDFDFLVGCRGSAVPKHSH, encoded by the coding sequence ATGACTATCGACAAAAAACGTCCATTACGCTCCGCCGAATGGTTTGGCACCAATGACAAAAACGGCTTCATGTATCGTAGCTGGATGAAAAATCAAGGCATTCCTGATCATGAGTTTCAAGGAAAGCCCATCATCGGGATTTGCAACACCTGGTCCGAGCTAACGCCATGTAATGCCCATTTTCGCAAAATTGCGGAACACGTAAAAAACGGGATTTTAGAGGCGGGCGGTTTCCCGGTTGAGTTTCCGGTTTTCTCCAGCGGCGAATCCAATCTGCGTCCTACGGCAATGCTAACCCGTAATCTGGCAAGTATTGATGTAGAGGAGTCGATCCGTGGCAATCCGATGGATGCGGTGGTGTTGTTGGTCGGCTGCGATAAAACCACGCCCGCTTTGCTAATGGGCGCGGCCAGCTGCGATATTCCCGCCATCGTCGTCACGGGTGGCCCGATGCTGAATGGCAAACATAATGGCAAAGATATTGGTTCCGGCACGGCGGTTTGGCAGTTGAGCGAAGCCGTCAAGGCAGGCCAGATTACCATGCACGAATTTATGTCGGCAGAAGCCGGTATGTCGCGATCGGCCGGCACCTGCAACACTATGGGAACGGCGTCGACCATGGCATGTATGGCCGAAGCACTAGGTACGTCATTGCCACACAATGCTGCCATTCCCGCTGTTGATGCGCGACGCTATGTGCTGGCACATATGTCGGGAATGCGGATTGTGGAGATGGTATGGGAAGATCTGCGCCTATCCAAAATTCTAACGCGTGAAGCGTTCGAAAATGCGATCCGTGTGAATGCCGCCATCGGTGGTTCCACCAACGCGGTGATTCATTTGAAAGCGATTGCGGGCCGTATCGGGGTCAATCTGGAGTTGGAAGATTGGACTAACATTGGCCGTGGCACACCCACGATCGTTGATTTGCAACCGTCCGGCCGCTTCTTGATGGAAGAGTTCTATTACGCTGGTGGCTTACCCGGTGTTTTGCGTCGACTTGGTGATGGCAATCTGCTGCCGCACAAGGATGCATTAACGGTGAATGGCAAATCGATCTGGGAAAACACATTAAGTGCGCCGGTGTACAACGATGAGGTGATTCGAACGTTGGATAATCCGCTGATTGCTGATGGCGGAATTTGTATTCTGCGCGGTAATCTGGCCCCACGCGGGGCAGTACTAAAGCCTTCAGCTGCCTCGCCGGAATTGATGCAGCACCGTGGTCGCGCTGTTGTTTTTGAGGATTTCGATCACTATAAGATCCGTATCAACGATCCTGATCTGGACGTCGATGCAAGCTCGGTGCTGGTGATGAAAAACTGCGGCCCTAAAGGGTATCCGGGCATGGCTGAAGTCGGCAATATGGGGCTTCCACCAAAATTGTTGGCGCAAGGGGTCAAAGATATGGTGCGAATTTCGGACGCAAGAATGAGCGGTACTGCGTACGGCACAGTGGTGTTGCACGTAGCGCCGGAGGCAGCCGCCGGTGGCCCGCTGGGCATCGTACAGGATGGCGACTGGATCGAGCTGGATTGTCATGCAGGACGCTTGCATCTGGATATCAGCGACGCAGAAATGGCGGAGCGCCAGACCGCACGGGCGGCAGCAGTGGATACCAATGCGCCGACCATGAAAGGTGGCTATCAACAGCTTTACATTGACCGTGTGCTGCAAGCAGATGAAGGTTGCGACTTCGATTTCCTGGTTGGTTGTCGGGGGTCGGCAGTGCCAAAGCACTCACACTAA
- the araD1 gene encoding AraD1 family protein yields the protein MLLVQFKQPDNSRHIGVLDSDSETIRLIDGYATTYALAQAAIAKKTSLKDLATSALGETVVDYVTVAEQGRLLAPLDHSDHAHCFVTGTGLTHLGSADGRDAMHKKVSAIDTLTDSMKMFRMGLDGGKPAAGKLGVQPEWFYKGDGSIVRASGEALTMPHFALDGGEEPEIAALYVIGVDGSPYRLGYAIGNEFSDHVTERQNYLYLAHSKLRQCSLGPALLLGELPSHVEGMSRILDTAGAVRWEKPFVSGEDNMSHTIANLEYHHFKYPLFCRPGDVHVHFFGTATLSCVDGIEVSAGETFEIDVAAFGPPLRNRLAVEELSRPIIHSL from the coding sequence ATGTTATTAGTTCAATTCAAGCAACCAGACAACAGCCGCCATATCGGCGTTTTAGATAGCGACAGTGAGACCATTCGCCTGATTGACGGTTACGCGACGACTTATGCGTTGGCGCAAGCAGCTATCGCCAAAAAAACATCCCTAAAAGATCTCGCCACCAGTGCATTGGGTGAGACTGTTGTGGATTATGTAACCGTCGCTGAACAAGGTCGACTTTTAGCGCCGTTGGATCATTCCGATCACGCGCATTGTTTTGTTACTGGCACTGGCTTAACGCATCTCGGCAGCGCTGATGGCCGTGACGCCATGCATAAAAAAGTCAGCGCTATCGATACGCTCACCGATAGCATGAAAATGTTTCGTATGGGACTCGACGGTGGAAAACCCGCAGCAGGAAAGTTGGGCGTTCAACCAGAATGGTTCTACAAAGGTGATGGCTCGATCGTACGCGCCAGTGGCGAAGCGTTAACCATGCCGCACTTTGCGTTAGATGGCGGCGAAGAGCCTGAAATCGCGGCCTTGTACGTGATCGGTGTCGATGGCTCCCCGTATCGTTTGGGTTATGCAATTGGTAACGAATTTTCAGACCACGTGACTGAGCGCCAGAATTACCTCTACTTGGCGCATTCCAAGTTACGCCAGTGTTCACTGGGACCGGCTTTATTGTTGGGAGAATTACCCTCCCACGTAGAAGGGATGTCACGAATTCTCGACACCGCAGGCGCAGTGCGCTGGGAGAAACCATTCGTCAGCGGTGAGGACAACATGTCGCATACCATCGCCAATTTGGAATATCATCACTTTAAATATCCATTATTTTGCCGTCCAGGTGACGTGCACGTGCATTTCTTCGGCACAGCGACACTAAGTTGCGTGGATGGAATTGAAGTATCAGCGGGCGAAACCTTTGAGATCGACGTAGCCGCATTCGGACCACCTTTGCGCAATCGACTTGCCGTGGAAGAACTATCGCGTCCTATAATTCATTCTCTTTAA
- the chvE gene encoding multiple monosaccharide ABC transporter substrate-binding protein — MIKSTILGLMIGLIGVASQASAQEKALVGISMPTKSSARWIADGDNMVKVFKEKGYKTDLQYAEDDIPNQLAQIENMVTKGAKVLVIASIDGTTLSDVLQKAADKGVKIIAYDRLIRNSKNVNYYATFDNFQVGVLQAGYIVKALDLKDGKGPFNIELFGGSADDNNAFFFYNGAMSVLKPYIDSGKLVVRSKQMGMEKVSTLRWDGAVAQARMDNLLSAYYTNARVDAVLSPYDGLSIGIISSLKGVGYGTPKLPMPVVTGQDAEIPSVKSIIRGEQRSTVFKDTRELAKVTVGMVDAVLSGKTPAINDTKTYNNGVKVVPAFLLKPVVVDASNWKQVLVTGSGYYTEAQIK; from the coding sequence ATGATTAAATCCACGATTCTAGGATTGATGATAGGCCTAATTGGCGTTGCATCGCAGGCCAGCGCGCAGGAAAAAGCATTGGTCGGTATTTCAATGCCGACAAAATCCTCAGCGCGCTGGATCGCTGATGGTGACAATATGGTCAAGGTCTTCAAAGAAAAAGGTTACAAGACCGATTTGCAATACGCTGAAGATGACATCCCGAATCAGTTGGCGCAAATTGAAAACATGGTAACCAAAGGCGCAAAAGTCCTGGTGATCGCATCAATTGACGGCACAACGCTGTCCGACGTACTGCAAAAAGCCGCCGACAAGGGCGTCAAGATTATTGCGTATGATCGTTTGATCCGCAATTCCAAAAACGTTAATTACTACGCCACTTTCGACAACTTTCAGGTTGGCGTACTGCAAGCCGGTTATATCGTCAAAGCGCTCGATTTAAAAGATGGCAAGGGTCCATTCAATATTGAGCTTTTCGGCGGTTCGGCAGATGATAACAATGCCTTCTTTTTCTACAATGGCGCGATGTCAGTCTTGAAACCATATATCGATAGCGGCAAGCTGGTTGTTCGTAGCAAGCAGATGGGCATGGAAAAGGTTTCCACGCTACGTTGGGATGGTGCAGTTGCACAGGCGCGTATGGATAATCTGTTGAGCGCGTATTACACAAACGCACGGGTAGATGCGGTTTTGTCGCCATATGATGGCTTGAGTATCGGTATCATTTCATCGTTGAAAGGTGTCGGATATGGCACGCCAAAACTACCAATGCCTGTCGTCACAGGACAAGATGCCGAGATCCCATCGGTGAAATCAATTATCCGCGGCGAGCAACGCTCAACGGTCTTTAAAGATACGCGTGAACTCGCCAAGGTGACGGTCGGCATGGTTGATGCTGTGTTAAGCGGTAAGACACCGGCAATCAACGATACCAAAACCTATAACAATGGCGTGAAGGTTGTTCCTGCGTTCCTGTTGAAGCCGGTCGTTGTTGATGCGTCTAACTGGAAGCAAGTATTGGTCACTGGCAGCGGTTATTACACCGAAGCGCAAATTAAATAA
- a CDS encoding DUF1272 domain-containing protein, with translation MLELRPTCEHCNKALPPASLDARICSYECTFCASCVDNVLENVCPNCGGGFVHRPIRPATNRKGGNFLGTDPAKTEVKHRPVDAEVHARFAATIKAIPPEQR, from the coding sequence ATGCTGGAACTCAGACCCACCTGTGAACACTGCAACAAAGCATTACCTCCGGCTTCACTTGACGCACGTATTTGCTCCTATGAATGTACCTTTTGTGCATCCTGCGTCGATAACGTTCTGGAGAATGTCTGTCCAAATTGTGGCGGCGGCTTTGTTCATCGACCGATCAGACCGGCAACAAACCGCAAGGGCGGTAATTTCCTCGGGACCGATCCGGCAAAAACCGAGGTTAAGCACAGGCCGGTCGATGCTGAGGTGCATGCGCGCTTTGCCGCTACAATCAAAGCAATCCCACCGGAGCAACGTTAG
- a CDS encoding sodium:calcium antiporter — translation MILTIALLLGSAIVIYLSCEYFVNSIEWVGRRLGVAQSAVGTVLAAFGTALPETVVTFVAVVFGRDAAHKDIGVGAALGGPLALSTIAYAVVGLMFILNRKKIGGILLSATDGARLSRDQAWFMGIFVLKVLLGLFAFTFKPWLGLLFLLAYGTYIWGEIRKEDSADVEIHDLDPLKFRPNDPQPGLGWAALQTIVALVVIFLSSQLFVAQLEAMAPWLGISPHLVALLLSPIATELPEILNAVIWVRQGKQTLALSNISGAMMIQATIPTALVLIFTPWMLDTALIWAGTITMVSIAGLYVLLRKQVLTGGRLAMFGGLYLIFAAGLAIIGVR, via the coding sequence ATGATATTAACCATTGCGTTGTTGCTGGGCTCAGCAATTGTTATTTATTTGTCATGTGAGTATTTCGTCAATAGTATCGAATGGGTAGGACGTCGTTTGGGTGTTGCCCAAAGCGCTGTCGGTACTGTGCTGGCTGCGTTCGGCACGGCATTACCAGAAACTGTCGTTACTTTTGTAGCGGTGGTGTTTGGTCGCGATGCGGCGCATAAAGATATCGGCGTTGGCGCTGCCCTTGGTGGCCCGTTGGCGCTGAGCACGATTGCTTATGCAGTCGTCGGCTTGATGTTTATTCTGAACCGCAAAAAAATTGGAGGCATCTTACTTTCCGCAACCGATGGCGCCCGATTAAGTCGCGACCAAGCCTGGTTCATGGGAATTTTTGTCCTGAAGGTCTTGCTTGGTTTGTTCGCGTTCACCTTCAAGCCGTGGCTCGGTTTGTTGTTTCTGCTGGCATACGGCACTTATATTTGGGGCGAGATCCGCAAAGAGGATAGCGCCGATGTGGAGATTCACGATCTTGATCCGCTGAAATTTCGCCCAAACGATCCACAACCGGGACTTGGCTGGGCTGCATTGCAGACAATAGTTGCGCTCGTCGTCATTTTTTTGAGTTCACAGCTATTTGTGGCGCAGCTTGAGGCAATGGCGCCATGGCTTGGTATTTCCCCCCATTTGGTGGCTTTATTGCTGAGCCCGATTGCGACTGAACTGCCAGAGATTCTAAATGCGGTGATCTGGGTGCGACAAGGTAAACAGACATTAGCGCTGAGTAATATTAGTGGTGCAATGATGATTCAAGCGACGATTCCCACCGCATTGGTATTAATCTTCACGCCATGGATGCTGGATACCGCGCTTATTTGGGCCGGAACGATCACCATGGTGTCAATCGCAGGATTGTATGTGCTGTTGCGCAAACAGGTGTTGACGGGTGGTCGGCTGGCAATGTTTGGCGGACTGTATCTGATATTTGCAGCGGGCCTGGCGATTATTGGTGTACGTTAA
- the mmsA gene encoding multiple monosaccharide ABC transporter ATP-binding protein — METILEMRGIQKTFPGVKALDNVNLVVRSGEIHALVGENGAGKSTLMKVLSGVFPYGTYSGEIHFQGQERQFKDIADSEKIGIIIIHQELALVPLLSITENIFLGNEQATNGIIDTALSYNKAKELLQKVGLKESPSTLITNLGVGKQQLIEIAKALSKKVKLLILDEPTASLNESDSDALLELLLELKAEGISSILISHKLNEISKVADSITILRDGTTVDTLDCHKEVISEDRIIQNMVGREMADRYPKRTPDIGETIFEVKQWRVHHPLHPDREVIKGVDFHVKKGEIVGIAGLMGAGRTELAMSIFGRTYGKRISGKVFLRGKEIDVGTVQKAINHGIAYVTEDRKGYGLILDEDIQKNITLANLDGVSKMLVIDEGQEYKVAADYRNKLRIRCASVFQKVLNLSGGNQQKVVLSKWLFSNPDVLILDEPTRGIDVGAKYEIYNIISQLAAEGKCIIMISSEMPELLGMCDRTYVMNEGNFVGEFLAAEASQEKIMRAIVKNAKIGDN; from the coding sequence ATGGAAACGATCCTTGAGATGCGAGGAATCCAGAAAACATTCCCTGGCGTTAAAGCGCTGGACAATGTGAACCTGGTAGTCCGCAGTGGCGAAATTCATGCTCTCGTGGGCGAAAACGGGGCCGGAAAATCAACCTTGATGAAAGTGTTGAGTGGTGTGTTTCCTTACGGCACCTATTCAGGTGAAATACATTTTCAAGGTCAGGAACGCCAATTTAAAGATATTGCCGATAGCGAAAAGATCGGCATCATCATCATCCATCAAGAGTTGGCATTAGTGCCGTTGTTGTCGATTACAGAAAATATTTTTCTTGGCAACGAGCAGGCCACTAACGGTATTATCGATACGGCTTTGTCGTACAACAAAGCCAAAGAACTCCTGCAAAAAGTCGGGCTGAAAGAATCGCCGAGTACGTTGATCACGAACTTGGGTGTTGGTAAGCAGCAGTTGATTGAAATTGCCAAAGCGCTCTCTAAAAAAGTCAAATTGCTGATTTTGGATGAGCCAACCGCCAGCCTGAATGAAAGCGACAGCGACGCATTGCTCGAACTGTTGCTGGAACTCAAGGCTGAGGGAATTTCTTCGATCCTTATTTCACATAAACTCAACGAAATTTCGAAGGTAGCGGACTCGATTACGATCTTGCGCGACGGCACGACAGTCGATACGCTGGATTGCCACAAAGAAGTGATCAGCGAAGATCGCATCATCCAGAACATGGTTGGTCGTGAAATGGCTGATCGTTATCCGAAGCGCACACCTGACATTGGCGAAACCATATTTGAAGTAAAGCAATGGCGCGTGCATCATCCGTTGCACCCTGATCGGGAAGTGATCAAAGGCGTCGATTTTCATGTAAAAAAAGGCGAAATTGTCGGCATCGCCGGATTGATGGGCGCGGGTCGTACCGAGCTGGCGATGAGTATTTTTGGACGGACTTACGGCAAGCGTATCAGTGGCAAGGTTTTTTTGCGTGGCAAAGAAATTGATGTCGGCACAGTCCAAAAAGCAATTAACCACGGCATCGCGTATGTCACCGAAGACCGAAAAGGTTACGGTCTGATTCTGGATGAGGATATACAAAAAAATATCACTCTGGCGAATCTTGACGGCGTGTCTAAGATGCTGGTGATTGATGAAGGGCAGGAATATAAAGTCGCTGCCGATTACCGCAACAAATTACGGATTCGCTGCGCCAGTGTGTTTCAAAAAGTGTTGAATTTATCGGGTGGAAATCAGCAAAAAGTGGTGCTGAGTAAGTGGCTGTTCTCCAACCCTGATGTGCTAATTCTCGATGAGCCGACGCGCGGGATTGACGTCGGTGCAAAGTACGAGATTTACAACATCATCAGTCAATTGGCTGCTGAGGGAAAATGCATCATCATGATCTCATCGGAAATGCCCGAATTGCTGGGAATGTGTGACCGTACTTATGTCATGAACGAAGGAAACTTCGTTGGTGAGTTTTTGGCGGCAGAAGCGTCTCAAGAAAAAATTATGCGCGCGATTGTAAAAAACGCGAAGATCGGAGATAACTAA
- the ppk1 gene encoding polyphosphate kinase 1, protein MTFPLLNRELGVLAFNERVLAQAEDSNVPLLERVRFVCITSSNLDEFSEIRMSGLQEQMRESIDGVTPDGMSLQQAYTVISERAQKLVARQYALFNDVLLPALNAEGIVFYAESDWDEKQRAWAHEFFKTELLPVLTPIGLDPAHPFPKVLNKSLNFAVKLSGKDAFGREPELAIVQAPRALPRLVRMPEELSRHPYGFVLLSSFMQCFVGELFPGLSIGGCYQFRVTRNSDLFVDGDEVTDLRLALQGELPTRQLGNAVRLEVGDDIPASLVLRLLNQNGLQQADCYRVNGSVNLVRLMPLPDLVDRPDLKFVPHTPVLPKSFFTGSSVFDVIDQDDVLLHHPYESFQPVLELLQQAAIDPDVLAIKQTIYRTGNESALMNALMQAAKNGKEVTVVLELMARFDEETNIGWAAKLEAVGAHVVYGVFGYKTHAKMLLIVRRKQHAKHTKLKRYVHLGTGNYHSRTARLYTDFGLMTSDDKMCEDVHNVFQQLTGFGKQVQLKRLWQSPFTLHANILKAIQKEVDAAKAGRQGYIIAKMNALLEPTVIAALYEASQAGVRIQLIIRGVCALQAGVPGLSDNITVRSVIGRFLEHHRVFYFYADGEENVTLSSADWMDRNLFRRIETAFPILDSKLKRRVIEESLLIHLQDNASAWDMTSDGSYKKVKPGDAEPLVSQIDLLARF, encoded by the coding sequence ATGACCTTTCCTCTACTAAATCGCGAACTCGGCGTCCTTGCCTTCAATGAGCGGGTGTTGGCCCAAGCGGAAGATTCAAACGTGCCTTTGCTCGAGCGCGTGCGCTTTGTATGCATCACCAGCAGCAACCTTGATGAATTTTCTGAAATTCGTATGTCGGGTTTGCAGGAACAAATGCGCGAATCGATCGATGGCGTGACGCCAGACGGAATGTCGCTACAACAGGCTTACACGGTCATCAGCGAGCGCGCCCAAAAACTGGTCGCTCGCCAATATGCGCTATTTAACGATGTGCTATTGCCTGCGCTCAATGCTGAGGGAATCGTTTTTTACGCAGAGTCGGATTGGGACGAAAAGCAGCGCGCCTGGGCGCACGAATTTTTTAAAACGGAACTGCTGCCGGTATTGACACCGATTGGTCTTGACCCAGCGCATCCTTTTCCCAAAGTACTCAACAAGAGTTTAAATTTTGCCGTCAAATTGAGCGGCAAAGATGCCTTTGGTCGCGAACCGGAACTTGCCATCGTTCAGGCACCGCGCGCGTTACCGCGATTGGTGCGCATGCCGGAAGAGTTGTCGCGTCATCCTTATGGCTTCGTTCTGTTAAGCAGCTTCATGCAATGCTTCGTGGGTGAATTATTCCCCGGCTTATCTATCGGCGGATGCTATCAATTCCGCGTGACCCGTAACAGCGATCTGTTTGTGGATGGAGATGAAGTCACCGATTTACGGCTGGCATTGCAGGGCGAACTCCCAACTCGCCAACTTGGCAATGCGGTGCGTCTGGAGGTTGGGGATGATATCCCCGCATCGTTAGTATTACGGTTACTGAACCAAAACGGTTTGCAGCAAGCCGATTGTTATCGCGTCAATGGTTCGGTCAATCTGGTCCGGTTGATGCCATTACCGGATTTGGTTGATCGCCCCGATTTGAAGTTTGTACCGCACACACCAGTGCTGCCAAAGTCGTTCTTTACCGGATCGTCGGTGTTTGATGTCATTGATCAGGATGATGTTTTGTTGCATCATCCCTACGAGAGTTTTCAGCCGGTTCTGGAACTGTTACAGCAGGCAGCAATTGATCCCGATGTGCTGGCCATCAAGCAAACTATTTATCGTACCGGTAATGAATCGGCGCTGATGAATGCGTTGATGCAAGCAGCAAAAAACGGTAAGGAAGTGACTGTCGTGCTGGAACTAATGGCGCGCTTTGATGAAGAAACCAATATCGGCTGGGCTGCCAAACTGGAAGCAGTCGGCGCACATGTTGTATATGGGGTCTTCGGTTATAAAACCCACGCCAAGATGCTGTTGATCGTACGCCGAAAACAACATGCCAAGCACACCAAACTCAAGCGCTACGTGCATCTTGGTACAGGCAACTATCACTCCCGGACTGCGCGTTTGTACACGGACTTCGGTCTGATGACCAGTGATGACAAAATGTGCGAAGACGTCCATAACGTGTTTCAGCAACTGACAGGATTCGGCAAGCAAGTTCAGCTTAAGCGTTTGTGGCAATCGCCTTTTACGTTACACGCGAATATTCTCAAGGCCATTCAGAAGGAAGTCGACGCTGCCAAAGCCGGACGGCAGGGCTACATCATTGCCAAGATGAACGCATTACTGGAACCAACCGTCATCGCCGCTTTGTACGAGGCCTCACAAGCTGGGGTAAGAATCCAGCTGATTATTCGCGGCGTATGTGCGCTGCAAGCCGGTGTTCCCGGCTTGTCGGATAACATCACCGTGCGTTCCGTTATTGGCCGTTTTTTAGAGCATCATCGGGTCTTCTATTTTTATGCAGACGGTGAGGAAAACGTGACACTGTCCAGCGCCGACTGGATGGATCGCAATTTATTCCGCCGCATTGAAACCGCATTTCCGATTCTTGACAGTAAGTTGAAGCGCCGGGTCATTGAAGAAAGTTTGCTGATACATCTGCAAGATAATGCCTCAGCATGGGATATGACGAGTGATGGCTCTTACAAAAAAGTGAAGCCGGGTGATGCAGAGCCATTAGTGAGTCAGATTGATTTGTTGGCGCGGTTTTGA
- a CDS encoding YnfA family protein, which translates to MLLTAFVKTFGLFFLTAVAEILGCYLPMLWLNGKGSAWLLLPAVVSLVAFVWLLTLHPIASGRVYATYGAVYISTAIVWLWSIDGITPRWSDVLGAGLALSGAAIIAMGSRA; encoded by the coding sequence ATGCTTTTGACTGCATTCGTAAAAACGTTTGGATTATTTTTTTTAACCGCCGTTGCCGAGATACTCGGCTGCTATCTGCCAATGCTATGGCTCAATGGCAAAGGTTCAGCGTGGTTGCTACTTCCAGCGGTCGTTAGTCTGGTCGCGTTCGTCTGGTTGCTTACACTCCATCCCATTGCCAGTGGTCGCGTCTACGCTACCTATGGCGCGGTATATATTTCCACAGCTATAGTTTGGTTATGGAGTATAGATGGCATTACGCCACGTTGGAGTGATGTACTGGGTGCCGGACTAGCATTGAGCGGCGCAGCCATCATAGCCATGGGGTCGCGCGCCTAG
- the mmsB gene encoding multiple monosaccharide ABC transporter permease: MAAAETQLPGPIPIAETKDYAGFLKKNMREYGMLLSLIAIMAFFQYMTNGTLMRPLNLTNLVLQNSYIVIMALGMLMVIVAGHIDLSVGSVVGFVGALAAVLMVNFHLNFILTIVICLIAGAVIGGAQGYFVAFFRIPSFIVTLAGMLVFKGLTLALLDGQSVGPFPDTFQRLSSGFIPDPLNGVDLRTTSLLAGVAVAAILIIVKIRGRLSQTKHGMEDEPLTFFIIKNIVFVSIIIYFSYLLSTYKGMPNVLIIMFALMVVYTFIANRTTLGRRVYAVGGNEKAAKLSGIKTTRVSFYTFVNMGLLAALAGLIFAARLNTATPKAGTGFELDVIAACFIGGASASGGVGKVMGAVIGAFVMGVMNNGMSIMGIGIDYQQVIKGLVLLAAVCVDVYNKNK, translated from the coding sequence ATGGCAGCAGCAGAGACACAACTTCCTGGCCCTATACCAATCGCGGAAACCAAAGACTACGCAGGTTTTCTCAAAAAGAATATGCGTGAGTACGGGATGTTGCTGTCGTTGATAGCGATCATGGCGTTCTTCCAATACATGACAAATGGCACGCTGATGCGGCCATTGAACCTCACCAATCTGGTGTTGCAGAATAGTTATATTGTCATCATGGCTCTTGGGATGTTGATGGTGATTGTCGCGGGACACATCGATTTATCGGTGGGTTCGGTAGTCGGTTTTGTTGGTGCGCTGGCGGCTGTTCTGATGGTGAATTTTCACCTTAACTTTATTCTTACTATCGTAATTTGCCTGATTGCTGGCGCTGTTATCGGTGGCGCGCAAGGTTATTTTGTGGCATTTTTTCGGATACCGTCGTTTATCGTTACGCTTGCCGGGATGTTGGTATTTAAAGGATTAACACTGGCGTTGCTGGACGGACAGTCGGTAGGACCGTTTCCTGATACATTTCAGCGACTCAGCTCAGGATTTATCCCTGATCCACTAAACGGTGTCGACTTGCGCACTACATCGTTGCTTGCAGGCGTTGCTGTTGCTGCAATCTTGATCATTGTCAAAATTCGGGGGCGGTTAAGCCAAACCAAGCATGGAATGGAGGACGAACCGCTGACGTTTTTTATCATTAAAAATATCGTGTTTGTGTCCATCATCATCTATTTCAGCTACTTGCTTTCGACTTACAAAGGGATGCCAAACGTATTGATCATCATGTTTGCATTGATGGTCGTGTACACCTTTATCGCTAATCGCACGACGCTAGGTCGCCGCGTCTACGCTGTCGGTGGTAACGAAAAGGCCGCAAAATTATCTGGCATCAAAACAACACGTGTATCGTTTTATACCTTCGTCAACATGGGCTTGCTGGCTGCTTTGGCGGGACTCATTTTTGCCGCACGCCTGAATACTGCGACACCAAAAGCCGGTACCGGATTTGAACTAGATGTAATTGCTGCCTGTTTCATCGGTGGCGCTTCGGCATCCGGCGGTGTCGGCAAAGTTATGGGCGCTGTGATCGGCGCGTTTGTGATGGGTGTGATGAACAACGGCATGTCGATAATGGGTATCGGAATTGACTATCAGCAAGTCATTAAAGGTCTTGTATTGCTAGCTGCTGTTTGTGTCGATGTCTACAACAAGAACAAATAA